Within Vicia villosa cultivar HV-30 ecotype Madison, WI linkage group LG1, Vvil1.0, whole genome shotgun sequence, the genomic segment GATGGTAGACTCTTAGCTGTGCGTCTGGACAATATAATTATTGGTGGTAAAAAAATACATGTCAATCTGCCAAGGTTCAAAAGGGATTCTTACAGGAGAGTAAAGGGTCATGGGGAGCCTGTGTTGGGCAAGATTGGGGTTCCACGAAATAGGTTTCACCCTGTCAGTAATGGAATTCCAAGGTCTGAGGCTGGGAAGGGTCACTCTTATGCTGAGGTCGTGGGAGGGAGACAACAGGATAACGTATCGAAAGTGTCGGAGAACATGTTGGTGCTTCAATCCTCGGAAGCCTTAAGAGGCCGGTTGGAGAGAGCATTTGTGGGCAAAGTCCATATTCCGGGTTCGGCTCATATCATCCAAACTCAATTCGAAATGGAAGGAGTTTTCGCTGTTAAAGTGTCCCCTATGGGTAGCAATTGGTGTCTGTTAGAAGAAAATGAGGAGGGCTTTATTGAAGATCTCATTGGTGAAGGAGAGGTGTGGTGGAAGACTTGGTTTTCGGAGATCAAAAAATGGGAACCTGGTGCTGTGGATCAACATAGAGATGTGTGGATTCGGATTTACGGGATCCCTCTCCATGCTTGGAGTTCTGACTGTTTTACGGCATTGGCTGAACAATGGGGGagattcatatgcattgatgaatCCACGGCTAAAGGAGAGGCGTTTGACGTCGCGAGAATTATGATTAACGTGCCTATTGCTTGTCTGTTTCCTGATTTTGTCCATATTAATCTTGATGGACTGGTTTTCAAGCTTTTAATTAGAGAAGATGTTCAGGGCCTGTTTAGAACTTCTACTAAGGCACCGGCTGGTTCTTCGTGCAATAGCAGTTCCTCTGACTCGGTTGCGGAGTGTTGGAGCGATCATGATGGTAAGGTAGGGAGTATTTCGGACAGCATTGAACAATTTTCTGAGAAGAATTTGGAAGTGGAAAACGTTAAAGTGGATGGAGTGTTACGGTCCGATACTAATGCTGTGAGGGAATCTACCGCACATATTCCGGCTGTCAAGAAGGCTCCTCTGGTAGGCAATCATGCTGTTAGAGGAACTTATTTGGATGCTGGATCGACCGGGACAGTTCTGGAGCAGATTAAGGTGGCAGGCAGTGCGGATTTTACTGGGACAGCTTTGTCGCCAGTTTTAGTTGCCAGAGGGGAGGTGCAGGCTGAGGCGTCCCAGTCCAAGGTGGGTTGCACAATAGAATGTGGGGGATGTAATTCTGTTAGGAAAAAAATAAGGTACAGATTCATGGATGAAGTGGGCAAGAAGTCTTGTAGCGGCAAGGCTGGGAATAAAGAAATCGTTACAGTTTTctgataacacgaaaacgtatcacatatttggcttgatttacatatattatttccctattttatcttaattatgttgctttttattggtattatgctggtattttcattgttttaggttttatgttcgttttgaggactatttgtgaaaaggaaagaaatggagctaaaatcactactatttgtgcctaaaagatgaaaaatggttcTGAAATGAAAAGGGGGTGCAAACAAGGCTCAACCATGCTAAAGGAaacccaaaggcccaaagagaCAAAGTCAGCCCTCGAAGTAatcaattgtgcgtggcccaaatcacacaagcaagtggagacgcacgtctccaacgatccatgccacgtcaccattgaggagacgcccgtctccagctcctcctacatttcctccacttgagacgcacgtctcaagtcgtgtgctgggtcaccctgaagaagtggagacgcacgtctccaaggagTTCCCTATTTCCACGCATTCCAACAGCAAaagctcccctataaatagaagcagtcacctCAGTTCTCAGGGTGCAATTTccggccaacgaagtgctgccggaattgtaccgtgcttattattttcttccttgttttaatttccgtccgtttaaattctgaagaacgatccagccaacttgtggtggaagttcagtactcgaagattcaattgcaatttacattattcaggtttattatttaccgcctttatttatatttatttgcatgatatattatatgccaattaatatgcctattattatgaaccgaatttatttatgcatgtttaaccatattaatatgtctggctaatttatttagatgtcagtacgtaaagtaatttaaccataggaatccgaaataaattggcttaattatgttttattaaatatcacttgtttttggtttgtatgtctaatttaattagtaagtcttaaaaccaatagagcgaaagtttgagggcttaagacggtcaaaggttaaaatcaatagagcgaaagtttgagatctttaactggatagtagacataggacattagttttaaggatggcgaaagcgtattaaaactaattagaacttatttattttcaaaaagtgtttttacacccgcgcgggatggcgaaagcgtacgttagggatattagcatgttccgagtcaacagaacgagagtttgagattaggagatttaaatagataacgacttcataaaacaagcattttattaactatgttgttttcaaaaagcgtttctaaatctggtgggatggcgaaagcgtacattaagagttaggatcgtagtctgaatcaatagagcgagagtttgagaggaggacttttaaataacatagttagtaaagatctttgatttaattagaatctggccaatggaacttcggatcacctaagttagatgaaatacatactgatatccgtttgttattatattttacctagatttaagattttagtttccccatttataaaaaacccaaatatcattagccttagctttacatagtaactttagataacggtaggtcgatttatagtccctgtggattcgatatcttttaaaactacacgacacgactgtgcacttgcagttatcccgactaatagacacgcaaagtcgcgatcaagtttttggcgccgttgccggggactattcaagtcgatatcgtaactcgctgttacaccgtagagactaaggcattttttttttcttttcatttattactatgtatcacccaaactttttctacaactcccaacaacagtatttcgagggataccaagaatcccataaatccgacctcgaaatactgttggaaaatttcaaagcgtcacaaactcattctcacccaaatcacctctgcaactcccaatctcaacatttcgaggaaccacaagaaacttacaatccaaacctcgaaacattaattggggattacaatttGACACTAGCTTATActcaaccgaattccctctataatcaccaatcccaacattttgaggaaccgCAAGAATTTTATTCTaaccaaacctatcctcaaccgaatttcctctacgatcaccacaatcaatatttcgaggagtcaccagaatcccataaatccgacctcgaaataataatggaaaattttaaagaaacatctatgatgacaaggcGCTTTGTGGAAACGCAAAATGCGATGCtaacctacttcgaggaaccacaagaatcctataactctaaccttgaagcattaatagaggattccaatgcaacgcaaacttatcatcaaccaaatttcctaTACGATCACCatgcccaacattttgaggagtcgcaagattatcataaatccaacctcgaaatcttaatggaggaattcattgaagcacaaactctctctaggctagaatctatgatgacgaagcactttgaggaaacacaaaatgcaacgctagctccctttgaagaacctcaagaatcccataattttaacttcgaaataTCAATGGAGGATTCtgacgagacgctaactcactctagattagaagccatgatggagcactttgtagagacgcAAACcatccaaaaccaagagtttatcaaacaaagtat encodes:
- the LOC131652899 gene encoding uncharacterized protein LOC131652899 gives rise to the protein MYRGGWKEVSYKKRFAPKWDTFPFGGRNRNPSTSLGEVTSLFVSDFPEGSTAKDLFQLFGCYGAVVEVAISPRRNSFGKRFGFARFVEVIDGRLLAVRLDNIIIGGKKIHVNLPRFKRDSYRRVKGHGEPVLGKIGVPRNRFHPVSNGIPRSEAGKGHSYAEVVGGRQQDNVSKVSENMLVLQSSEALRGRLERAFVGKVHIPGSAHIIQTQFEMEGVFAVKVSPMGSNWCLLEENEEGFIEDLIGEGEVWWKTWFSEIKKWEPGAVDQHRDVWIRIYGIPLHAWSSDCFTALAEQWGRFICIDESTAKGEAFDVARIMINVPIACLFPDFVHINLDGLVFKLLIREDVQGLFRTSTKAPAGSSCNSSSSDSVAECWSDHDGKVGSISDSIEQFSEKNLEVENVKVDGVLRSDTNAVRESTAHIPAVKKAPLVGNHAVRGTYLDAGSTGTVLEQIKVAGSADFTGTALSPVLVARGEVQAEASQSKVGCTIECGGCNSVRKKIRYRFMDEVGKKSCSGKAGNKEIVTVF